A DNA window from Stenotrophomonas sp. 57 contains the following coding sequences:
- a CDS encoding aminotransferase class V-fold PLP-dependent enzyme codes for MSDPQWQLETLAVHGGYRPDPTTRAVAVPIYQTVAYAFDDTQHGADLFDLKVPGNIYTRIMNPTTDVLEQRLAALEGGIGALALASGQAAITYAIQTIAEAGDNIIASGALYGGSLNLLAHTLPQYGIQARFADPADPAAFAALIDDRTRAVFVESIGNPRGNVTDIAAIAEVAHAAGVPLIVDNTVATPFLLRPFEYGADIVVHSLTKYLGGHGNSLGGAIIDSGRFDWAAQPKRFARLNQPDPSYHGVVYTEALGPAAYIGRARVVPLRNTGAALSPFNAFLILQGIETLALRMERINANALAVAQFLKAHAKVAWVRYAGLAGDPEHAAAQRYLGGHGSGVLTFGLPGGREAGARFLDALKLFTRLVNLGDAKSLATHPASTTHRQLDAAELAKAGVSEDTVRLSIGIEHIGDLRADLEQALAGA; via the coding sequence ATGAGCGACCCGCAGTGGCAACTGGAAACCCTGGCCGTGCACGGCGGCTATCGTCCCGACCCGACCACCCGCGCGGTGGCGGTGCCGATCTACCAGACGGTGGCGTATGCCTTTGATGACACCCAGCACGGCGCCGACCTGTTCGACCTGAAGGTGCCCGGCAACATCTACACCCGTATCATGAACCCCACCACCGACGTGCTGGAGCAGCGCCTGGCCGCACTGGAGGGTGGCATCGGCGCGCTGGCGCTGGCCTCGGGGCAGGCCGCGATCACCTACGCGATCCAGACCATCGCCGAGGCCGGTGACAACATCATCGCCTCCGGCGCGCTGTATGGCGGCAGCCTCAACCTGCTGGCGCACACGCTGCCGCAGTACGGCATCCAGGCGCGCTTTGCTGATCCGGCCGATCCGGCCGCGTTCGCTGCGCTGATCGACGACCGCACCAGGGCGGTGTTCGTCGAATCGATCGGCAACCCGCGCGGCAACGTCACCGACATCGCCGCCATCGCCGAAGTCGCTCACGCGGCCGGCGTGCCACTGATCGTCGACAACACGGTGGCCACACCGTTCCTGCTGCGCCCGTTCGAGTACGGCGCCGACATCGTGGTGCATTCGCTGACCAAGTACCTGGGCGGCCACGGCAACAGCCTGGGCGGTGCGATCATCGACTCGGGGCGTTTCGACTGGGCTGCGCAGCCGAAGCGCTTCGCCCGCCTCAACCAGCCCGACCCCAGCTATCACGGCGTGGTCTACACCGAAGCCTTGGGCCCTGCCGCCTACATCGGCCGCGCGCGGGTGGTGCCATTGCGCAATACCGGCGCGGCGCTGTCACCGTTCAACGCGTTCCTGATCCTGCAGGGCATCGAGACCCTGGCCCTGCGCATGGAACGCATCAACGCCAACGCACTGGCCGTCGCGCAGTTCCTGAAGGCGCACGCCAAGGTGGCCTGGGTGCGTTACGCCGGGTTGGCCGGCGATCCGGAACATGCTGCTGCACAGCGCTATCTTGGCGGGCACGGCTCGGGCGTGTTGACCTTCGGCCTGCCGGGCGGCCGCGAGGCAGGCGCACGTTTCCTGGATGCGCTGAAGCTGTTCACCCGGCTGGTGAACCTGGGTGACGCCAAATCGCTGGCGACCCATCCAGCGTCCACCACCCATCGCCAGCTGGATGCCGCTGAACTGGCCAAGGCGGGTGTGAGCGAGGACACCGTGCGGCTGTCGATCGGCATCGAACACATCGGCGACCTGCGCGCGGACCTGGAGCAGGCCCTGGCCGGTGCCTGA
- the ampR gene encoding LysR family transcriptional regulator AmpR: protein MLHPTLPLNALRAFEAAARHQNFTRAALELCVSQAALSHQIRGLEDRLGIRLFHRLPRGVALTDEGAALYPVLNESFERISASIARYTGGPAREVLTLGVVGTFATGWLLPRLAAFESAHPDIELRLQTHNNRIDLAGEGLDLAIRFGDGDWQGQACTAILDAPFAPLCAPALARRLKQPRDLGTLPLLRSYRSDEWPRWLQAAGVSGVEARGPVFDSSLTVAMAAAGGAGVALLPLCMFEQELAEGRLLQPFSTTLDLGRYWLTRLRSRAEREPAKRFREWLQAQG, encoded by the coding sequence ATGCTGCACCCTACCCTGCCCCTGAATGCGCTGCGCGCCTTCGAGGCGGCTGCACGCCACCAGAATTTCACCCGCGCCGCGCTGGAGCTGTGCGTCAGCCAGGCCGCGCTGAGCCACCAGATCCGCGGGCTGGAGGACCGGCTCGGCATCCGCCTGTTCCATCGGCTGCCACGTGGCGTTGCCCTCACCGATGAAGGTGCCGCGCTGTACCCGGTGCTCAACGAATCGTTCGAGCGCATCTCGGCCAGCATCGCCCGCTACACCGGTGGCCCGGCGCGCGAGGTGCTGACCCTGGGCGTGGTCGGCACCTTCGCCACCGGCTGGCTGCTGCCACGGCTGGCCGCGTTCGAGAGCGCGCATCCGGACATCGAGCTGCGCCTGCAGACCCACAACAACCGCATCGACCTGGCCGGTGAAGGGCTGGACCTGGCGATCCGCTTCGGTGATGGCGACTGGCAGGGCCAGGCCTGCACCGCGATCCTCGATGCGCCGTTCGCGCCACTGTGCGCACCGGCACTGGCACGGCGCCTGAAGCAGCCCCGTGACCTGGGCACGCTGCCGCTGCTGCGCTCCTACCGCAGCGACGAATGGCCGCGCTGGTTGCAGGCGGCGGGGGTCAGTGGCGTGGAAGCGCGCGGGCCGGTGTTCGATTCCTCGTTGACGGTGGCGATGGCCGCCGCTGGCGGAGCTGGGGTAGCGCTGCTGCCGCTGTGCATGTTCGAGCAGGAACTTGCCGAAGGTCGTTTGCTGCAGCCGTTCAGCACCACGCTGGATCTGGGGCGCTACTGGCTGACGCGGCTGCGCTCGCGCGCCGAGCGCGAGCCGGCAAAGCGCTTTCGCGAATGGTTGCAGGCGCAGGGGTGA
- a CDS encoding ABC-F family ATP-binding cassette domain-containing protein, which yields MISLRNFALRRGERLLLSNVDLTLHAGYRVGVVGRNGAGKSSLFAAVKGELEADKGDVDLPGKVRIASVAQETPSLPDPALSFVLGGDIEVAAVLAEEAEATAREDWEAVANAHTKMAEMGAYDAEARAGKLLHGLGFPAETHQRAVSSFSGGWRVRLNLARALMMPSDLLLLDEPTNHLDLDAVYWLEQWLLKYPGTLLLISHDREFLDNVATHTLHLHGGGAKLYPGGYTDFERQRAEQLRQQQIAHEKEQAERAHLQSFIDRFKAQASKAAQAQSRMKRLAKLAGTEAVRAEREFRIEFAPPAKLPFSLIRLNHVEAGYGKDAVILHNVGFGLEAGQRIGLLGPNGAGKTTLVKTLVGELAPIVGERMAHPDLKIGYFAQHTVESLHEGQSPMEHFREIAPDAPNQSFRDFLGKWNFPGDRAFEPVDGFSGGERARLALALIAWQQPNVLLLDEPTNHLDLEMREALAEALATFEGAIVMVSHDRHLIGLVCDTYWRVADGVVEPFDGDLDAYAAWLRTRPQAQGTKARMEQVEEPVVVKTAPVAQVVQKKPVNPHKLAAAEAKVAELEGALAELDRQLADPANYADASRMAVIGRDRESAAAQLEKAEAAWMELLES from the coding sequence ATGATCTCCCTTCGTAATTTCGCCTTGCGCCGCGGCGAGCGGCTGCTGTTGTCCAATGTCGACCTGACCCTGCACGCCGGTTACCGGGTGGGTGTAGTCGGCCGCAATGGCGCTGGCAAGTCCAGCCTGTTCGCGGCGGTGAAGGGCGAGCTGGAGGCCGACAAGGGCGACGTCGACCTGCCCGGCAAGGTCCGTATCGCCAGCGTGGCGCAGGAAACCCCGTCGCTGCCGGACCCGGCGCTGAGCTTCGTGCTGGGCGGCGATATCGAGGTGGCCGCGGTGCTGGCCGAAGAGGCGGAGGCGACTGCCCGCGAAGACTGGGAGGCGGTGGCCAACGCGCACACGAAGATGGCCGAGATGGGGGCCTACGACGCCGAAGCGCGCGCCGGCAAGCTGCTGCACGGCCTCGGATTCCCGGCCGAGACCCACCAGCGCGCGGTATCTTCGTTCTCCGGTGGCTGGCGCGTGCGCCTGAACCTGGCGCGCGCGCTGATGATGCCCAGCGACCTGCTGCTGCTGGACGAACCGACCAACCACCTCGACCTGGACGCGGTGTACTGGCTGGAACAGTGGCTATTGAAGTACCCGGGCACCCTGCTGCTGATCTCGCATGACCGCGAGTTCCTCGACAACGTGGCTACCCACACCCTGCACCTGCACGGTGGTGGTGCCAAGCTCTATCCGGGCGGCTACACCGATTTCGAGCGCCAGCGCGCCGAGCAGCTGCGCCAGCAGCAGATCGCGCACGAGAAGGAACAGGCCGAGCGCGCTCACCTGCAGAGCTTCATCGACCGCTTCAAGGCGCAGGCCAGCAAGGCCGCGCAGGCGCAGAGCCGCATGAAGCGCCTGGCCAAGCTGGCCGGCACCGAGGCGGTGCGTGCCGAGCGCGAGTTCCGCATCGAGTTCGCGCCGCCGGCCAAGCTGCCGTTCTCGCTGATCCGCCTGAACCACGTCGAGGCCGGCTACGGCAAGGACGCGGTGATCCTGCACAATGTCGGCTTCGGCCTGGAAGCGGGCCAGCGCATCGGCCTGCTCGGCCCGAACGGCGCCGGCAAGACCACGCTGGTGAAGACCCTGGTGGGTGAACTGGCACCGATCGTCGGTGAGCGCATGGCGCACCCGGACCTGAAGATCGGCTACTTCGCCCAGCACACGGTGGAGTCGCTGCACGAAGGCCAGTCGCCGATGGAGCACTTCCGCGAGATCGCCCCCGATGCGCCGAACCAGTCGTTCCGCGACTTCCTCGGCAAGTGGAATTTCCCGGGCGATCGCGCGTTCGAGCCGGTCGATGGTTTCTCCGGTGGCGAGCGCGCACGCCTGGCGCTGGCCCTGATCGCCTGGCAACAGCCGAACGTGCTGCTGCTGGACGAACCGACCAACCACCTTGACCTGGAAATGCGCGAAGCGCTGGCCGAAGCACTGGCCACCTTCGAGGGCGCGATCGTGATGGTCTCGCATGACCGCCACCTGATCGGCCTGGTCTGCGATACCTATTGGCGCGTGGCCGATGGCGTGGTCGAGCCGTTCGACGGCGACCTTGACGCCTACGCCGCGTGGCTGCGCACCCGCCCGCAGGCGCAGGGCACCAAGGCCCGCATGGAGCAGGTGGAAGAGCCGGTGGTGGTCAAGACCGCGCCGGTGGCGCAGGTGGTGCAGAAGAAGCCGGTGAACCCGCACAAGCTTGCTGCGGCTGAAGCCAAGGTGGCCGAGCTGGAAGGCGCGCTGGCCGAGCTGGACCGGCAGTTGGCCGACCCGGCCAACTACGCCGATGCCTCGCGCATGGCCGTGATTGGCCGTGACCGCGAAAGCGCTGCCGCGCAGCTGGAAAAGGCCGAAGCGGCGTGGATGGAACTGCTGGAGTCCTGA
- the ybaL gene encoding YbaL family putative K(+) efflux transporter — MHHDTDLINIVAVGLGLAFIFGALANKLRLSPLVGYLVAGICVGPFTPGFVADQALANQLAELGVMLLMFGVGLHFSLKDLMAVKAIAIPGAIGQIAVATLLGWGVASLMGWPAIHGVIFGFSLATASTVVLLRAMEERRLLETMRGKIAVGWLIVEDLACVLALVMMPVMAGVFGPDAAKESHSLGSVLADIGWTFVQLGLFVAVMLVVGRRVIPWILERIAGTGSRELFTLSVLAIALGVAFGSAMLFGVSFALGAFFAGMLLNESELSHKAAHDSLPLRDAFAVLFFVSVGMLFDPNILIQHPWQVLATVLIIMFGKSAAAFFIVRAFGHPTSTALTISASLAQIGEFAFIIAGLGVALQILPKEGQSLVLAGALVSIMLNPLVFGLLDRWQAKQEQSPQAAEPEEATGPSRDLHDHAIVIGYGRVGSELAQVLRDRGVPVLVIDDNKEHVEQAHAKGLAAIRGSAAADRVLAEAHPERAKIAVLAIPQPLEAGEALAKLRAINPDLTLLARAHSDAEVKHLLEHGADGTVMAERELAYSLAEMIMSTPPYRNLGQHSIPVV; from the coding sequence ATGCACCATGACACCGACCTGATCAACATCGTTGCCGTTGGCCTGGGGCTCGCCTTCATCTTCGGCGCGCTGGCCAACAAGCTCCGCTTGTCTCCCCTGGTCGGTTACCTGGTTGCTGGCATCTGCGTAGGCCCGTTTACCCCCGGCTTCGTCGCCGACCAGGCGCTGGCCAACCAGTTGGCCGAGCTGGGCGTGATGCTGCTGATGTTCGGCGTCGGCCTGCACTTCTCGCTGAAGGACCTGATGGCGGTCAAGGCCATCGCCATCCCCGGCGCCATCGGCCAGATCGCGGTGGCCACCCTGCTCGGCTGGGGCGTGGCCTCGCTGATGGGCTGGCCGGCGATCCATGGCGTCATCTTCGGTTTCTCGCTGGCCACCGCCAGTACCGTGGTGCTGCTGCGGGCGATGGAGGAACGCCGTCTGCTGGAGACGATGCGCGGCAAGATCGCGGTCGGCTGGCTGATCGTGGAAGACCTGGCCTGCGTGCTGGCACTGGTGATGATGCCGGTGATGGCCGGCGTGTTCGGCCCCGATGCAGCCAAGGAATCGCACTCGCTGGGCAGCGTGCTGGCCGACATCGGCTGGACCTTCGTGCAGCTGGGCCTGTTCGTGGCGGTGATGCTGGTGGTCGGACGCCGGGTCATTCCGTGGATCCTGGAGCGTATCGCCGGCACCGGCTCGCGCGAGCTGTTCACCCTGTCGGTGCTGGCGATCGCGCTGGGCGTGGCGTTCGGCTCGGCCATGTTGTTCGGCGTCTCCTTCGCGCTGGGCGCGTTCTTCGCCGGCATGCTGCTCAACGAATCAGAGCTGAGCCATAAGGCCGCGCACGATTCGCTGCCGCTGCGCGATGCGTTCGCGGTGCTGTTCTTCGTCTCGGTCGGCATGCTGTTCGATCCCAACATCCTCATCCAGCACCCGTGGCAGGTGCTGGCCACGGTGCTGATCATCATGTTCGGCAAGTCGGCCGCCGCATTCTTCATCGTGCGTGCGTTCGGTCACCCGACCAGCACCGCGCTGACCATCTCGGCCAGCCTGGCGCAGATCGGCGAGTTCGCCTTCATCATCGCCGGCCTGGGCGTGGCGCTGCAGATCCTGCCGAAGGAAGGCCAGTCGCTGGTGCTGGCCGGTGCGTTGGTGTCGATCATGCTCAACCCATTGGTGTTCGGCCTGCTCGATCGCTGGCAGGCCAAACAGGAGCAATCGCCCCAGGCCGCCGAACCCGAAGAGGCCACCGGTCCCTCGCGCGACCTGCATGACCATGCCATCGTCATTGGTTACGGCCGGGTCGGCAGCGAACTGGCGCAGGTGCTGCGCGACCGTGGCGTGCCGGTGCTGGTGATCGATGACAACAAGGAACACGTCGAACAGGCGCACGCCAAGGGCCTGGCGGCGATCCGCGGCAGCGCCGCCGCCGACCGGGTATTGGCCGAGGCCCATCCGGAGCGCGCCAAGATCGCGGTGCTGGCCATTCCTCAGCCGCTGGAGGCCGGTGAGGCGCTGGCGAAGCTGCGGGCGATCAACCCGGACCTGACCCTGCTGGCGCGCGCGCACAGCGATGCGGAAGTGAAGCATCTGCTGGAACATGGTGCCGATGGCACGGTGATGGCCGAGCGCGAGCTGGCCTATTCGCTGGCGGAGATGATCATGTCCACGCCGCCGTACCGGAACCTGGGGCAGCACAGCATTCCGGTGGTGTGA
- a CDS encoding ATP-binding protein, protein MKRLFLWLWFVTGACFLVSVFFLNHILDGIYTPVQDRVFVEQVRGQVYALRSGLAGLDAGQQRERLQQWQPHYGIALTLLATPPALDAQEQAAVKADGFIVRDQYQQVLLPIEGIDGRWLHLRLPGAVQMTTYMTIAAYLSILLLVGASLYAWVRLLWRDLEALRLHADRIGAGDLQARAQVSPRSQIRVIVDHSNRMAARVAELVQRQRDLTHAISHELRTPIARVAFGLDLMQDSDDAERRARLALGLHGDLAELNRLVSELLAYERLEHPSEGEPMQRIEANDWLQACLADACRDAERAGVVLRVHPSALPRVDAEPRLLQLALSNLVGNALRHARSQVDVSLVDVSGRACLRVDDDGPGIADADREKVMRPFTRLDDSRSRDTGGFGLGLAIVNRIAARHGGELRISRAPLGGARLEMHWPLAAS, encoded by the coding sequence ATGAAGCGGCTGTTCCTGTGGTTGTGGTTTGTCACCGGTGCCTGCTTCCTGGTGTCGGTGTTTTTCCTCAACCACATCCTGGACGGCATCTACACGCCCGTGCAGGATCGCGTGTTCGTCGAGCAGGTGCGCGGACAGGTATACGCCCTGCGCAGTGGCCTGGCTGGCCTGGACGCCGGCCAGCAGCGTGAGCGCCTGCAGCAGTGGCAGCCCCACTATGGCATCGCCCTGACGCTGCTCGCCACGCCTCCCGCGCTCGACGCGCAGGAACAGGCAGCCGTAAAGGCCGATGGCTTCATCGTGCGCGATCAGTACCAGCAGGTCCTGCTGCCCATCGAGGGCATCGATGGGCGCTGGTTGCACCTGCGCCTGCCTGGCGCGGTGCAGATGACAACGTACATGACCATTGCCGCCTACCTCAGCATCCTGCTGCTGGTCGGTGCCAGCCTGTATGCGTGGGTGCGCCTGCTCTGGCGCGACCTGGAAGCGCTGCGCCTGCACGCCGACCGCATCGGCGCCGGCGATCTGCAGGCACGCGCGCAAGTCTCGCCACGTTCGCAGATCCGGGTCATCGTCGACCATTCCAACCGCATGGCGGCACGCGTGGCCGAGCTGGTGCAGCGCCAGCGCGACCTCACACATGCGATCTCGCACGAACTGCGCACGCCGATCGCACGCGTGGCCTTCGGCCTGGACCTGATGCAGGACAGCGATGACGCCGAGCGCCGTGCGCGCCTGGCGCTAGGCCTGCACGGAGACCTCGCCGAGCTCAACCGGCTGGTCAGCGAACTGCTGGCGTATGAACGTCTGGAGCATCCCAGCGAAGGCGAGCCGATGCAGCGGATTGAAGCCAACGACTGGCTGCAGGCCTGCCTGGCCGATGCGTGCCGTGATGCCGAACGTGCCGGAGTGGTCCTGCGCGTGCACCCCAGTGCATTGCCACGGGTGGATGCCGAGCCGCGCCTGCTGCAGCTGGCACTCAGCAACCTGGTGGGCAATGCGCTGCGCCATGCACGTTCGCAGGTGGACGTCTCGCTGGTCGATGTCAGCGGCCGCGCCTGCCTGCGCGTGGATGACGACGGTCCCGGCATTGCCGACGCCGATCGCGAGAAGGTGATGCGTCCGTTCACCCGCCTGGACGACAGTCGCAGCCGCGATACCGGTGGCTTTGGCCTGGGCCTGGCCATCGTCAACCGCATCGCCGCCCGACACGGCGGCGAGCTGCGTATCAGCCGCGCCCCGCTGGGTGGCGCGCGCCTGGAAATGCACTGGCCGCTGGCTGCCAGCTGA
- a CDS encoding response regulator transcription factor, with protein MQPSPWTPTANGTPTPVLLVEDDRRLAELVSDYLHEHGFAVQHVARGDLAGAACRQHAPELVVLDLMLPGLGGIDVCRQIRSFSDVPILMLTACEDDIEQVLGLESGADDYVHKPIEPRLLLARLRALLRRRHGSGNTGTPSRLMHGELLIDRMQREVHLHGAAVDVGTTEFEILWLLASQPGQILSRDQILQAVRGIGFDGLDRSVDVSIGKLRRKLGDDAREPRRIKTVWGRGYQFNPSAWTA; from the coding sequence ATGCAGCCATCCCCTTGGACACCCACCGCCAACGGCACGCCGACACCGGTCCTGCTGGTGGAAGATGATCGTCGCCTGGCCGAACTGGTCAGCGACTATCTCCACGAACACGGCTTCGCCGTGCAGCATGTGGCCCGCGGTGACCTTGCCGGCGCGGCCTGCCGCCAGCATGCCCCGGAGCTGGTGGTGCTGGACCTGATGCTGCCCGGCCTGGGCGGCATCGATGTGTGCCGGCAGATCCGCAGCTTCTCCGATGTGCCGATCCTGATGCTGACCGCCTGCGAGGACGACATCGAGCAGGTACTGGGCCTGGAATCGGGTGCCGACGATTACGTGCACAAGCCGATCGAACCACGCTTGCTGCTGGCGCGCCTGCGCGCCCTGCTGCGCCGTCGCCATGGCAGCGGCAACACCGGTACGCCCAGCCGGCTGATGCATGGCGAACTGCTGATCGATCGCATGCAGCGTGAAGTCCATCTGCATGGTGCGGCGGTGGATGTGGGTACCACCGAGTTCGAGATCCTGTGGCTGCTGGCCAGCCAGCCCGGGCAGATCCTGTCGCGTGACCAGATCCTGCAGGCGGTGCGCGGTATCGGTTTCGACGGCCTGGACCGCAGCGTCGATGTCAGCATCGGCAAGCTGCGCCGCAAGCTTGGCGATGATGCGCGCGAACCGCGGCGGATCAAGACCGTGTGGGGCCGTGGCTACCAGTTCAATCCGTCGGCCTGGACGGCATGA
- a CDS encoding TonB-dependent receptor → MTRKTSLIAAAVAVALGGSPFLAAAQQAGTAANTLDTVIVTGTRVADRTVAESQSPIDIITPEVLQSTGTSELATALSRALPSLNFPRPALTDGTSGVRPAQLRGLSPDQVLVLVNGKRRHTSAMINVNGSIGRGSSAVDINAIPIAAIERVEVLRDGASAQYGSDAIAGVINIVLKGSGRGGSLAVDYGQYSAGDGNKYQLSGDTGVEFGNGRGRVHVAGQISQQDESNRAGPYRGATPNTGNFPSIGQKTFIVGDPRVDATAASANASFDFSDHVTGYASALLSNRDITSFAFYRSRNHSGQSALLAQTYPDGYVPEINQYSKDRSLVAGVKGNTDNGWTWDLSLNHGENTLDFHTRNSINYSLGATSPRSFYDGTLKYQQDIFNADLTKSLDWGLAYPVTLSFGGEYRKEKWDQNPGELNSYTGSGAQGFAGFTPTNEVHADRHNYAVYAGLEADLTEKFSAGITGRYEDYSDFGDRFSGKLSARYALTDKVALRATASSGFRAPSLAQQGYQAVTSQFLNGVFVERGTFPTTSPAAQALGASPLKAETSTSYSLGLVLQPVDRLYITVDAYQIDIDDRIALSSSITTNAATSALLGTLGLPQVTAFSYFTNGLDTRTRGVDFVSSYTVPFSASSLELTAAYSYNDTEVRRIGGTPAVFGTLGLTQSLIGRDEIGRIEDSYPRDKAILSGTWRSDHWELGLAATRYGKFTVRNSATALRDQTYGDAWVVDASASYKPSSNWTLTVGADNLLDKYPDRTEDLQNSTFGMLPYSNYSPFGFNGAYVYGRIKYTW, encoded by the coding sequence ATGACCCGCAAGACCAGCCTGATCGCCGCCGCCGTCGCTGTCGCACTCGGTGGCTCTCCGTTCCTTGCCGCTGCCCAGCAGGCCGGCACCGCCGCCAATACCCTGGACACGGTGATCGTCACCGGCACCCGCGTGGCCGACCGCACGGTCGCCGAATCGCAGTCGCCGATCGACATCATCACCCCTGAAGTGCTGCAGTCCACCGGCACCAGTGAGCTGGCCACCGCACTGTCGCGCGCCCTGCCCTCGCTGAACTTCCCGCGCCCGGCCTTGACCGACGGCACCAGTGGCGTGCGCCCGGCGCAGCTGCGCGGCCTGTCGCCGGACCAGGTGCTGGTGCTGGTCAACGGCAAGCGCCGCCACACCTCGGCGATGATCAACGTCAACGGCAGCATCGGCCGTGGCTCGTCGGCGGTGGACATCAATGCGATCCCGATCGCCGCCATCGAGCGCGTGGAAGTGCTGCGCGACGGTGCGTCGGCACAGTACGGCTCGGACGCCATTGCAGGCGTCATCAACATCGTGCTCAAGGGCAGCGGCCGTGGCGGCAGCCTGGCCGTGGACTACGGCCAGTACTCGGCCGGTGACGGCAACAAGTACCAGCTCTCCGGCGATACCGGCGTCGAGTTCGGCAACGGCCGTGGTCGCGTGCACGTGGCTGGCCAGATCAGCCAGCAGGACGAGAGCAACCGCGCCGGCCCGTACCGCGGCGCCACGCCGAACACCGGCAACTTCCCCAGCATCGGCCAGAAGACCTTCATCGTCGGCGACCCGCGCGTGGATGCCACCGCCGCTTCGGCCAACGCCAGCTTCGACTTCAGCGACCACGTGACAGGCTACGCCAGCGCGCTGCTGAGCAACCGCGACATCACCTCGTTCGCGTTCTACCGCTCGCGCAACCACAGCGGGCAGAGCGCACTGCTGGCGCAGACCTACCCGGATGGCTACGTGCCGGAGATCAACCAGTATTCCAAGGACCGTTCGCTGGTGGCCGGAGTCAAGGGCAACACCGACAACGGCTGGACCTGGGACCTGAGCCTGAACCATGGCGAGAACACCCTCGATTTCCACACCCGCAACAGCATCAACTACAGCCTCGGCGCGACCAGCCCGCGCTCGTTCTACGACGGCACGCTGAAGTACCAGCAGGACATCTTCAACGCCGACCTGACCAAGTCGCTGGACTGGGGCCTGGCCTACCCGGTCACGCTGTCCTTCGGCGGTGAGTACCGCAAGGAGAAGTGGGACCAGAATCCGGGCGAACTGAACTCGTACACCGGCAGTGGCGCGCAGGGCTTCGCGGGCTTCACCCCGACCAATGAAGTGCATGCCGACCGCCACAACTACGCGGTCTATGCCGGCCTGGAAGCGGACCTGACCGAGAAGTTCTCCGCCGGCATCACAGGCCGCTACGAGGACTACTCGGACTTCGGCGACCGCTTCTCGGGCAAGCTGTCGGCGCGCTACGCACTCACCGACAAGGTCGCGCTGCGGGCCACTGCCTCCAGCGGCTTCCGTGCACCATCGCTGGCGCAGCAGGGCTACCAGGCGGTCACCAGCCAGTTCCTCAACGGCGTGTTCGTCGAGCGTGGCACCTTCCCGACCACCAGCCCGGCCGCTCAGGCGCTGGGCGCCTCGCCGCTGAAGGCCGAGACCTCCACCTCCTACAGCCTGGGCCTGGTGCTGCAGCCGGTCGACCGCCTGTACATCACCGTCGATGCTTACCAGATCGACATTGATGACCGCATCGCATTGTCGTCCAGCATCACCACCAACGCCGCCACCAGCGCGCTGCTGGGCACCCTCGGCCTGCCGCAGGTGACCGCGTTCTCCTACTTCACCAACGGCCTGGATACGCGCACCCGTGGCGTCGACTTCGTGTCCAGCTACACGGTGCCCTTCAGTGCCAGCAGCCTGGAACTGACCGCCGCCTACAGCTACAACGACACCGAAGTGCGCCGCATCGGCGGCACCCCGGCGGTGTTTGGCACGCTGGGCCTGACCCAGTCGCTGATCGGCCGTGATGAGATCGGCCGCATCGAGGACAGCTATCCGCGCGACAAGGCGATCCTGAGCGGCACCTGGCGTTCGGACCACTGGGAACTCGGCCTGGCCGCCACCCGCTACGGCAAGTTCACCGTGCGCAACTCGGCCACCGCGCTGCGCGACCAGACCTACGGCGATGCCTGGGTGGTGGATGCCTCGGCCAGCTACAAGCCGAGCAGCAACTGGACGCTGACCGTGGGCGCAGACAACCTGCTGGACAAGTACCCGGACCGTACCGAAGACCTGCAGAACTCGACCTTCGGCATGCTGCCGTACAGCAACTACTCGCCGTTCGGCTTCAACGGCGCGTATGTGTACGGGCGGATCAAGTACACCTGGTAA